The genomic region CGAAGAACCTCGATCCGTTCGAGATCGAAATAGTCGGTTTCGAACAAGCGCGTGGCGAGCACGGGCATGCCGTTGATATGGATACCGAGCGCACTATCGCAGGAGAAACCGACGCAGAGGTTACCCACGCCGCGAATGGCAAGGCTCGATCCGGTGAAGTTACCTTTCGAGAAGGTAATATTTGGAAGACTCAGCTGAAGATCGGCGACGTTTTCAATCTGTTGGCTTTCGAGCGCTTCTGCATCGAATGCCGAAACGGCGATCGGAACTTCATTCAAGGTTTGTGATTGGCGCTGGGCCGTCACGATGATTGGCGCGTTGCCACTACTCAGACTGTCGAGCGCGGTATCACCATCGGCTTGTGCAATGGCCGGTGTGACCATCCCTGCGCCAAGCGCAGTCGCCATCAGAAACTGAATCTTTTTCACAGCATTCTCTCCCCGTATCCGTACCGGTGCTCCGGCCTAATCAGCGATGGCTTTTGCCATCTTTATATTTTGAGAGGGGAAATCCTCGGGAAACCGACTGTATCGACAGTCAAAAGGCCGCTCGTTGCAGCTTTGTTTGCTCCCTAGGCACCTCTCCGACATATTATTTTTCTTTGGAAGCTAGGCCGCGCCAGAATCTGCGTCAACAGCAATTGACGTAAAGGGAACGCATATCCGCACCCTTGTGCATCGCTGCAACACCCCGGCCAGTGCCCGAACCGGAGATTTCCGCTACGTAATGCTAGGCTGAGCGCATCTCGTCAGCGATCTTTTCGGCGATCATGATCACCGGAGCATTGGTGTTCCCGCCGATCAATGCAGGCATCACCGAGGCATCGATTACGCGCAGCCCTTCCATGCCCCGCATTTTGAGCGATCCATCGAGCGGCGAATCATCGCCAGCGCCCATCGCGACCGTGCCGACCGGATGGTAGATTGTTTCGGCACCGTCACGGATATGGGCGTCGATATCCTCATCGCTGACGACATCTGTGCCCGGCACCATCTCTGGCCCGCGCAGAAAGTCGAGCTCGGCCTGGGCGCAAATCTGGCGCATCATCTTGACCGATTCGCGCATTACGCGGCGATCTTCTTCACTGTCGAGATAATTGGGATCGATACGAGGCTGCTCATGCGGATCCGGCGAATTGAGACCAATCTCGCCCCGGCTCTCGGGGCGAAGCTGGCAGGCATGGACCGTGAAGCCGTCCTTTTTCACTTCCTGGAAGCCATGTTCGATCATGATCGCATTGACGAGATGGAGCTGGATGTCCGGCCGATCCAGGCCTTCACGGGTCTTGAGGAAGGCGCCGGCCTGCAGAAAATTATCGGTCCCCGCACCCTTGCGCCGCAACAGGAAGTCGAGCCCTACGAACAGCTTTTTGAGTCCCGCCTGCTTCGAATGCGCGGAGAGCTTCTGGGTCATTTCATGGACGACCACGACGTCGAGATGGTCTTGAAGGTTCTTGCCGACTTGCGGCGACGCATGTGCCACCTCGATGCCATGAGCTTTGAGCTCTTCGGGATCTCCGATGCCAGACAGCTGAAGCAATTGCGGAGACTGGACAGCGCCCGCACACAGGATCACTTCGCGGCGCGCCTTGATGATCCGCTTTGTCTTGCCCTTGCCCGATTCCGCTTCAACACCGGTCGCGCGCTTGCCCTCGACCAGCACCTTGGTGACCAGGCCCGTGGACAGGATCGCCAGATTGTCGCGCTTCCCGGCAACCGGATGGAGATAGGCGCGCGCCGCGCTGAACCGCTCGCCATCTGCGATCGTGCGCTGATAAGGGCCCATCCCTTCCTGCTGCTCACCGTTAAAGTCATCGGTTGTCGGATGGCCGGCCGACACGCCTGCACCCACAAAGGCGCCGTAGATGGAATCTTCCATGCCGCTGTTCGTTACGCCCAGCGGCCCATCCCGGCCGTGATAGGCATCATCGCCCTCGGAATAGCTTTCGGCTTTCTTGAAATAGGGCAGCACATCGTCATAGCCCCAGCCGGTCAGTCCCATCTGGCGCCACTGGTCATAATCGCGCGCATGGCCGCGAATATAGATCATGCCATTGATGCTCGAAGAGCCGCCCCAGCCCTTGCCGCGCGGCCAATAGAGCTTGCGATCGTTGAGATGCTTTTGCGGCTCGGTCCAGAAGAACCAGTTTTGCGGATTCGGTTCCTTCAGCAGCCCGCCGACCCCCGCCGGCATTTTCACGAGCAGGCTTTTGTCTTCCTTACCCGCCTCGATCAGGCAGACCGATACGGACGGATCCGCCGACAAGCGGTTGGCCATGACGCACCCGGCGCTGCCCGCGCCAACAATCACATAATCGAACTCGGTGGTTTCAACAGCCATCTTATATACTCCGTCCGATCACTTCCTTCATGATCTCGTTGGTCCCGCCATAGATGCGCTGGACCCGGGCATCCCGCCACAAACGCGCGATCGGATATTCATTCATATAGCCGGCACCCCCATGGAGCTGGAGCGCCGCATCGCAGCAGCGCCATTGCAGCTCGGTATGCCACAATTTGGCGGCCGAGCCCTCATCAGCCGTCAGTTCGCCGCGCAGATGCCGGGCCAAAGCCCAATCAACATGCGCCCAGCCAACCTGAAGCTGGGCAGCAAGATCGGCTAAGGTGAAGCGGGTGTTCTGAAAATCGAAGATGCGCTGGCCAAAGGCCTTGCGATCCTTGGTGAAAGTCACGGCCTCATCGAAGGCGCGCTGTGCAGCCGCCTGGGCGCCGACGGCAATGCTCAACCGCTCTTGTGGCAGCTGGCTCATCAGATAGATGAACCCGCGACCTTCTGTCCCCAGACAGTTGGTGATCGGTACGCGGACATCATCGAAGAACAGCTCCGACGTATCGGCAGAATGCTGGCCAATCTTGTCGAGATTGCGCCCCCGGGCAAAGCCTTCGCGATCGGCTTCAACGAGGATCAGCGATGTACCCTTGGCGCCAAGCTCGGGATCGGTCTTGGCGACCACGATGACGACATCGGCATTCTGGCCGTTGGTGATGTAGGTTTTCGAGCCGTTGATGACATAATGATTGCCATCCTTCTTGGCCGTCGTCTTAATACCCTGCAGGTCCGAACCGGTGCCGGGCTCCGTCATGGCAATCGCCGAAATCGCTTCGCCGGAAACGAGCTTCGGGATCCAATGCTGTTTTTGCTCCTCAGACCCATAAGCGAGGAAATAGTCGGCAGTGATGTCCGACTGGAGCGTCAGGCCAGCCGATGATCCCGCATAGTTCAGCTCCTCACCGACGACAGCGTTGAATCCGAAATCAAGGCCAAGCCCGCCATATTCTTCCGGCATGGTTGGGCATAGGAGACCAGCTTCGCCGCACGCCCTCCAGAATTCACGGTCGACAATCCCCGCCTCTTCCCAGCGATCGAGATTGGGTTCCAGTTCCTTGGCGAAGAATTTGCGCACCTGATCGCGAAACATTTCGTGGCTTTCGTCGAAGGCGGACCGATCGGCTGTCTCGAGCATTGAAATATCCTTTCGTCTCAGCGCCGCTCGGCGTGAGAATCCATCACAAATGGAATTTGCTGGTGCGATCCGTGATATGCTGGTTGACGCGCACGTCAACCTTAATGCACAAGAGCCAGCAAATGCGGGACACCGCGACTCATGCAAAATAAGGAGAATGACGATGGCAGCCGCCTATATAGTTGATGCAGTGAGAACCGCCGGTGGACGCCGCGGTGGCAAGCTTGCCGGAGTGCATCCGGTGGATCTGGGCGCGGCGGTTTTTGACGCCATCGCCGAACGCAGCGATTTCGATGCTGCGGCAATCGACGATGTGATCACCGGCTGTGTGATGCAGGGCGGCGAACAGACGATGGATGTCGGCCGCAACGCCGTACTCGCTTCGAAGCTGCCGGATTCCATCCCCGCTGTATCGATTGATCGCCAGTGCGGATCATCGCAACAGGCCATGCAGTTTGCGGCTCAGGCCGTGATGAGCGGTACCCAGGATATGGTGCTCGCCAGCGGCATTGAGAGCATGACGCGCGTACCGATGGGTTCGACCGCGACGCTCTACATGAAGGAAGGCATGGGCAATTATAAGAGCCCGCGCCTCGAAGAGGCCTATCCGAAGATCATGTTCAGCCAGTTCATGGGCGCCGAAATGGTCGCCAAGAAGCATGACCTGTCGAAAGACGATCTCGACGTATATGCGTTGAACTCACACCAGAAGGCCAAGGCCGCCACCGAAGCTGGCGCGTTCGACAATGAAATCGTTACGATGGACGTCGAAACACCGGAAGGCACCGAAACCCATAAGGTCGATGAAGGCATTCGTTTTGATGCCACGCTGGAAGGCATCCAGGGCGTCAAGCTGATTCAGGAAGGTGGCGTAATCACCGCTGCTTCCTCCAGCCAGATCTGCGATGGTGCATCGGCCGTCCTGATTGTCAGCGAACAGGCGCTGAAAGATCATGGCCTCACGCCGCGCGCGCGCATCCACAATGTGACGGTGACGGCGGGCGATCCGGTCATCATGCTCGAAGAACCGCTCTTCGCGACAGACCGTGCGCTCGAACGCGCCGGCCTCTCGATCGGCGATATCGACGTGTATGAAGTCAATGAAGCCTTTGCACCTGTGCCGCTCGCTTGGCTCAAGCATACAGGCGGCGATGCCGACAAGATCAACGTCAATGGCGGCGCCATCGCGCTCGGCCATCCGCTTGGCGCTTCCGGCACCAAGCTGATGGCCACCTTGCTCAACGCATTGGAAGGTCGCGGCGGTAAATATGGTCTGCAGACCATGTGCGAAGGCGGCGGGCAAGCCAATGTCACGATCATCGAACGGATGGGCTAAGGTAGCGCGTCACATATTTCACCGTTCGGGCTGAGCCTGTCGATGCCCTGCCCTTTTCTTCGCGATCGTCGAACGAGAAGGACAGCCCTTCGACAAGCTCGGGACCGACGGTTCTGATTGAGAGGAAATCACATCATGGAAATTAATGAGAATATCACAGCCGTTGTCACCGGCGGCGCATCGGGCCTCGGTGCAGCCACAGCGCGCCTATTGGCTTCGAAGGGTGCGAAAGTCGCTCTGTTCGACCTGCAGGCCGAGAAGGGCAACGCGGTCGCCGAAGAAATCGGCGGTATCTTTTGCGAGACCAATGTCACCAGCGATGAATCGGTGGATGCGGCATTCGCCAAATCCCGCGAGGCGCTTGGCCAGGAACGTATCCTCGTCAATTGCGCAGGCACTGGCAACGCGATCAAGACGGCCAGCCGCTCCAAGGAAGATGGCTCGATCAAGCATTTCCCACTCGAAGCATTTGACTGGCTGATCCAGATCAACCTGGTCGGCACCTTCCGTTGCATTGCCAAATCGGCGGCCGGCATGCTGACCCTCGATCCGCTGACCGAGGGCGGCGATCGCGGCGCCATCGTCAACACGGCGTCGGTTGCTGCTGAAGACGGCCAGATCGGCCAGGCCGCATACTCCGCCTCAAAAGGCGGTGTTGTCGGCATGACCCTGCCGATTGCACGGGACCTGATGCGCGAAAACATCCGCGTCAACACGATTCTGCCAGGTATCTTCGATACACCGCTGCTCGCCGGTGCGCCGCAGCCCGTGCGCGATGCCCTGTCGGCATCGGTGCCATTTCCCAAGCGCCTCGGCATGCCTGACGAGTACGCGCATCTCGCGCTGACGATGATCGAGAATGGCTATTTCAATGGCGAAGATGTCCGCCTCGACGGCGCCATCCGTATGGCCCCGAGATAAGCCTTTCAGCCTTTGCTGTTAGAGAAAAGGCGGGCTTCGCGGCCCGCCTTTTTTGTGCGTTCTGCCTGTTTCTGGCCAATCATTCGAAACGCTATGCCGTCTCCGATTGGCTGAGGCCGAGGCGCTCCACCATGGTGTCCCGGATATCGATCTTGCGGATCTTGCCGGTGACCGTCATCGGGAATTCGTCGACGATTTCTATGTAGCGCGGGACTTTATAATGGGCGATCTTGCCCTTGCAGAATTCGCGCAGATCGTCGGGACTGGCTTGTTCACCCGGTTTGAGGCGGATCCAGGCGCATACTTCTTCGCCATATTTTTCATCCGGCACGCCGAGCACGGTCGCGTCCTCAACCGCATCATGGGTGAAGAAAAACTCCTCGATCTCACGCGGGTAGATATTCTCCCCGCCGCGAATGATCATATCCTTTATCCGACCGACAATATTGCCATATCCGGCCGCATCGATCGTCGCCTGGTCACCGGTATGCATCCAGCCATCGACCAGAACCTCTGCGGTTTTCTCTTCATCGCCCCAATAGCCGATCATCACCGAATAGCCCCTGGTGCATAATTCACCGGGCGTGCCGGGCGGGACGGTGTCGCCTTGCTCGTCGATGACCTTGCACTCGATATGCGGAAGCACGCGGCCGATAGTTGAAACCCGCCGGTCGATGGGATCATCGCCAGTACTCTGGAAGCTGACGGGCGAGGTTTCGGTCATGCCATAGGCGATGGTGACGTCGACCATGTTCATGTCGCTCACGACTTGTTTCATGACTTCTACCGGACACGGCGAGCCCGCCATGCAGCCGGTTCTCAGCGACGACAGATCGAAAGACGAAAAATTGTCGAGCCCGAGCTCGGCAATGAACATGGTCGGGACGCCGTACAATCCGGTGCATCGTTCGGCTTCAATGGCTGAGAGCGTCGCGCCAGGATCAAATGTCTCGGCCGGATATACCATCGCCGCTCCATGCGTCAGACAGCCAAGATTGCCCATCACCATGCCAAAGCAGTGATAGAGCGGTACGGGGATGCACAGTCGATCCCCTTGCGTCAGCCCGATATTCTCGCCCACCCAATATCCATTGTTGAGGATGTTGCGGTGCGACAGTGTTGCGCCCTTTGGCAGGCCAGTCGTGCCGCTGGTGAACTGGATATTGATGGCATCATCGGGATCGAGCGAACCGGCAATCTCACGGACCTGCGATAACGCCTCCGGATCGTCGGACAGTAGATCATCGAAACAATGCCAACCGGCCCGCATGCCGCCATCAATCAATATGACATGGCGCAGGTTTGGCAGCTTTTCGGACTGTAGTTCGGCCCCGGCGCCAAGATTCCTGATCTCGGGAGCCAGCTCCTCGACCATATCCGCATACAGGCTCGT from Parasphingopyxis sp. CP4 harbors:
- a CDS encoding choline dehydrogenase, with the protein product MAVETTEFDYVIVGAGSAGCVMANRLSADPSVSVCLIEAGKEDKSLLVKMPAGVGGLLKEPNPQNWFFWTEPQKHLNDRKLYWPRGKGWGGSSSINGMIYIRGHARDYDQWRQMGLTGWGYDDVLPYFKKAESYSEGDDAYHGRDGPLGVTNSGMEDSIYGAFVGAGVSAGHPTTDDFNGEQQEGMGPYQRTIADGERFSAARAYLHPVAGKRDNLAILSTGLVTKVLVEGKRATGVEAESGKGKTKRIIKARREVILCAGAVQSPQLLQLSGIGDPEELKAHGIEVAHASPQVGKNLQDHLDVVVVHEMTQKLSAHSKQAGLKKLFVGLDFLLRRKGAGTDNFLQAGAFLKTREGLDRPDIQLHLVNAIMIEHGFQEVKKDGFTVHACQLRPESRGEIGLNSPDPHEQPRIDPNYLDSEEDRRVMRESVKMMRQICAQAELDFLRGPEMVPGTDVVSDEDIDAHIRDGAETIYHPVGTVAMGAGDDSPLDGSLKMRGMEGLRVIDASVMPALIGGNTNAPVIMIAEKIADEMRSA
- a CDS encoding AMP-binding protein encodes the protein MATSKLDLSHVVGDTSQPLIDNTIGQMLSDAADKWPHQDAVVSVHQDIRWTYSELMAKSEALAAGLLSLGVEKGDRVGIWAPNLAEWTLTQFATAQIGAILVNVNPAYRIFELEFALNKVGLKALVTPKSYKTSLYADMVEELAPEIRNLGAGAELQSEKLPNLRHVILIDGGMRAGWHCFDDLLSDDPEALSQVREIAGSLDPDDAINIQFTSGTTGLPKGATLSHRNILNNGYWVGENIGLTQGDRLCIPVPLYHCFGMVMGNLGCLTHGAAMVYPAETFDPGATLSAIEAERCTGLYGVPTMFIAELGLDNFSSFDLSSLRTGCMAGSPCPVEVMKQVVSDMNMVDVTIAYGMTETSPVSFQSTGDDPIDRRVSTIGRVLPHIECKVIDEQGDTVPPGTPGELCTRGYSVMIGYWGDEEKTAEVLVDGWMHTGDQATIDAAGYGNIVGRIKDMIIRGGENIYPREIEEFFFTHDAVEDATVLGVPDEKYGEEVCAWIRLKPGEQASPDDLREFCKGKIAHYKVPRYIEIVDEFPMTVTGKIRKIDIRDTMVERLGLSQSETA
- a CDS encoding acetyl-CoA C-acetyltransferase, which translates into the protein MAAAYIVDAVRTAGGRRGGKLAGVHPVDLGAAVFDAIAERSDFDAAAIDDVITGCVMQGGEQTMDVGRNAVLASKLPDSIPAVSIDRQCGSSQQAMQFAAQAVMSGTQDMVLASGIESMTRVPMGSTATLYMKEGMGNYKSPRLEEAYPKIMFSQFMGAEMVAKKHDLSKDDLDVYALNSHQKAKAATEAGAFDNEIVTMDVETPEGTETHKVDEGIRFDATLEGIQGVKLIQEGGVITAASSSQICDGASAVLIVSEQALKDHGLTPRARIHNVTVTAGDPVIMLEEPLFATDRALERAGLSIGDIDVYEVNEAFAPVPLAWLKHTGGDADKINVNGGAIALGHPLGASGTKLMATLLNALEGRGGKYGLQTMCEGGGQANVTIIERMG
- a CDS encoding acyl-CoA dehydrogenase family protein; the protein is MLETADRSAFDESHEMFRDQVRKFFAKELEPNLDRWEEAGIVDREFWRACGEAGLLCPTMPEEYGGLGLDFGFNAVVGEELNYAGSSAGLTLQSDITADYFLAYGSEEQKQHWIPKLVSGEAISAIAMTEPGTGSDLQGIKTTAKKDGNHYVINGSKTYITNGQNADVVIVVAKTDPELGAKGTSLILVEADREGFARGRNLDKIGQHSADTSELFFDDVRVPITNCLGTEGRGFIYLMSQLPQERLSIAVGAQAAAQRAFDEAVTFTKDRKAFGQRIFDFQNTRFTLADLAAQLQVGWAHVDWALARHLRGELTADEGSAAKLWHTELQWRCCDAALQLHGGAGYMNEYPIARLWRDARVQRIYGGTNEIMKEVIGRSI
- a CDS encoding SDR family NAD(P)-dependent oxidoreductase, which gives rise to MEINENITAVVTGGASGLGAATARLLASKGAKVALFDLQAEKGNAVAEEIGGIFCETNVTSDESVDAAFAKSREALGQERILVNCAGTGNAIKTASRSKEDGSIKHFPLEAFDWLIQINLVGTFRCIAKSAAGMLTLDPLTEGGDRGAIVNTASVAAEDGQIGQAAYSASKGGVVGMTLPIARDLMRENIRVNTILPGIFDTPLLAGAPQPVRDALSASVPFPKRLGMPDEYAHLALTMIENGYFNGEDVRLDGAIRMAPR